GCATttcaacaaacattttattaatgattttttttttttttttttttgagaaagaaagaaattcttttattccacaaggatgcattaattgattaaatatgacagtaaggccgtgtgtccaccagagcgtttttagccagctgaaaatgctaggcgctctgcttaaaacgcccgtctgtgagcgcttgagagcgcttctgcagcgTAGCGTTTTTTTTTCCGTTGAGatgctttgttgctatgatacggaatatcagTTGGTCggagttgtatttgtcccgccccttctccactctgattggacggctggctaaaaagtgacagtgatgagggcagcgttttactcaaagttgaacattcttcaactcgaggcgaccagtaaaaaacgcccagctctcagcgcttgagcgtgaaaaagacgctcagcgcctcgttacgctcctggggccgtattcacaaaacatcttaaggctaaaagtagctcctaacttgccgatttaggagaaactcttaaaaataatgggtgtgtcagtcctaattttaggagtcctacatttttgctctaagagtatttcacaaagcattttagcactaaaactagctcctaagtctgtgaaacattaggagtagtcaagaggactcctaagtcactaagaccaaatcacagaCAGTCcaaatccacccaaagacactgtacacaaTGAGGaaatagcgatagagccttgggtgctgaactttttcttcataaatgcaatacattttgatttatagatgtGAATCTACAATGAGGcgccaaaaaaaatctttaacaaataaataaatattgtctgattacctgtggttttcatgagttcacacttacaaatgattgaatagagtaatatatatatatatatatatatatatatatatatatatatatatatatatatatttttttttttttttttttttttttttttttttattaactgtatatactagtttaattagtgacacttagcttacattttaaaacctttatggcaacaatatggcaacattttattttgactatggcaacatttgtattttaaaacctttattttaatatggaaacatgacacatcATTCTATAATATTTCTATGATGAAATCACTAACtcctccccatcagccaatcactgtgtgtttactccatagcaacgaggtcaaccccgcccttacttttagcttaagacttcagtctattccttagtaaaagtttgtctcagcagctttgtgaataggttttaagagaaaactctatTGCActctatttaggagaactcttagtggtaagataaaatgttttgtgaatacggcccctggcgtttaaaaaacgcagcgctcccattgaaaacaattgaaaaagtacgctcggagctggaaaaaacgctctggtggacacacggcctaagtaCATCATTGTATTAATCAAAGAATGCTTGAGAAAATCAGagttttaattacaaaattgtaattaataagaagaaattattttcagcaccaaatcatcattttagaatgatctgaaggatcatgtgatacagAAAATGGGCGTAATGGATAGTAATGGAGTaaaatcagctttgccatcacaggaataaactaaatttttaaatatattaaaataaaaataaaaaaacagttattttaagttataatcatatttcatatgtttttactgtattttgatcaaataaatgcagccttggtgagcctaagagacttatttcaatattttttcttAAGTCACCATGTCTTTCATCTGATTTTACTACAagcataattattattaagtcAATATAAATTTTGCAACATGAAAGTAAACCACTTTCTGTGAATGTACGAGAGTTTAGATTCATTAGCCTCTGTAGgtaaataactagaagaataaAAAGTGCAGTACATGGTAAAATTATTTGTGAtacaaaccagtgtgtttataattacaacaatacattaaaataatataataagaaaTACCACTTTGCAACAACAAGCAGCATAACGAGCTGCTTGGTCTGGCTAAAAAATCTGGAAGTGGATCACACAGGAAGCCTTGCACAATTCAGTTACAAATGGCCACGCCTGCTCTtatgttaaaaataaggtgggTATCTGGTTCCATATTAGGGTCAGAGGGCAAAGGTCACTGTTCAGTCTTACAATATGATGTATGATCTGTCTACACCAAAAGCTCCAGGCATTGATCAAACCCACATAACCTTGTTTAAAATCCTCACAGATGCTATCCTCTTAACTTGACTGCTGTTTAATTCACAGAACCCCTGCTTTCCTACAGAATTCAAAAGAATATACAACTGAAGTTCTGTTCAAAGTGAGCTGTCTTGTTGCTTACTGCTTACATAGGCAGCTGCCTTCTAATCACCATGAATAATTTTGAGAACTCTACTTAACCTAAAATTTGGTCAAACTAGAAATCTTAAAAGGCAGCAAAATTAAGTTGCCTACCTTTTAGAACAGCCTTTGTGTTAGTCTGCATCTGATGCTTTAAAATTCTGCCCCTGTAGGCAGCTCATTAGGTTGTTGAACAGCTTTAGAGTGTACTTTGTGTTTGTAAGGCTTTATATGGACATAATCCATTCTGTTTATGGCAATAGCTACACCAATAGAGGCCATCTAGCTTTTCCATAGCATCTAAATTGTTCTGGGTAAGAGTAGAGCACTACACAGAAGCTGATTCATGCGTGATTCATTCTGTATAGTTTAATGTTACCACTTCCAATGAGCGAAATTAAGCTCTGGCTCAGAATAACACTCGATCCTATCTGGGTTTGAATCGATGGATAATAACCATATTGTGTTCCTGCGGCAGCTTGCTTCTGTTCGTCCCTGGGCTAAAAATAAACTACTCTGGCTCTCCAAGTCCCTGTGTGCGCAGACCACATCAGAACTAGCGTCACTTTGGACCTGCGTTCCCATAATTGGACTTGTATATTAAATTAGTATTGTCACTGTCTGaaacttcagtcttatctgtgATTAAATTGCTTTTCTGTTGTCCATCATCGTCCCAAAGCCTTTCTGCCGATCCCTTTAATCTCCCAAATGAGCGCTAACTCAATTTTGccactgtttttcatttttctcttattttaatgcaaatgcCCTTGTCAACAAGTACGTAATGACATTACATGCTCAGTAACTCATTTACACATCCACTCGAGCTGCACTCTGAGAGGCGAGACCTTGGTGAAGGGCACATCAAATGTGGCCGTCTCGATCCCCGGCATTCTACAGAAAGCAAGCTGAGTCCTATCACAACCGCCCACCCCACTGAGTATGTTTCTCTGTTCTGTTTCCAGGGAGTCAAGAGGAACTGATCCTCTCCTATGAGCCTGTCATCAGACAAGAGAGTAAGAGCTTCTCCACTGTCTCTCATGCTTGGACTGTTTGAAGTTCACTATAAgtataaatatattatgtgaCTGATGTTCGATTTGAGCCAAAGATCATGTTTTTTGCTTTCTGTATTATCTGTCTGAACAGTTAATTACGCCAGACCAGTTATAATCTTGGGGCCCATGAAGGACAGAATCAACGATGACCTCATCTCAGAGTTCCCGGACAAGTTTGGGTCATGTGTGCCACGTAAGTACCCTACAGAGATCTTATGGTTCTTGCCCAGGTGGTTAGATTATCAGATAAACTAATCTCCCAATGGATCTTccattaattattcatttttcatcTTTAGAATGCACACATTAACCTTCAGTAGAGGCTGACTCAACCAGTGTCTCAAAAGAGCCCGAATGAGCAATAGCGTACTATGTTATTCTCACTGGTGTCGTTATAAATTTCAATTGGAGTGTTAGAAAAACCTCTGGCCAAGGTAGTTTGTAATTATATCCAGTAGTCTTGGGGGTTTTTAAGCCTTTGTGCTGATAGCGGTACTGGTGGGATTCATCAAAATGAGATGGTAGGGTAAGTAGCCTGACCAAAAGAGTCCGTGGTGTTCCCTACTTCCCCACAGTGCTCATAACTATTGCTGTGCAGTTCCTAAAACTCATTTCATTGTGATGTGACTATGAAATCACTTACTTCAAGGTCTGCTGATTAACAAACTTCAACTAGGTCACTTTATTGTGATGTCTTAATGATGTTTTCAGAAGTTACAATTGGTCTGGTTTTTGAGCAAACCTTGAAAGTAACACTTCGTAACCCACACTTTGTAAGATTtcctttgttttaaaattttcctgagttttataatgtttttagtaAAGAGCTTTGTTGTCTTGTGTTATACATGTtagccaaaatatttatattttggaGGTCTTCTTCTCAGACCCAAAAGTGAATAAAGATCCCCTATCATTCTCATTGTTTGCTGATGAGTGCCACAGAGCTCTTTCATGTTTTCCATCTTGAAcactttatttattgtttgtttttaagtttttcagacttttatttaaccatttttgtttatgttcataatttttaaaaaagcggCTAACAGTTCTGATCAAGAAGGTAAGTGAGATTATTAGTCTGCAGTGAGCAAGATACAAGTAGAAAATATAATAGCATCAGTTCTTCCCTGTAGTATACAGTTCATCCAGTCAGTGGGATCTATGGGTATTTCCGCTTTTCTTAGTATGTCTCCCCAATAGCTAGAGATATAACTGTTTATTGGTGAAAGTAGTTTTGCCCTCTGCACAGCTTATGGTATTTCTCATGAATGTGTATGTAGATAATAAAGGCGATGATTTCCCATTTCTTTGTGTTGTAGAACTGAATAGCCAAGTATTATAAAACTAAAgcctggattttttttttttaaaccaatcTCAGATACTACCAGACCAAAGCGGGATTATGAAGTGGATGGGAGAGATTATCACTTTGTGATCTCTCGAGAGCAGATGGAGAAAGACATCCAAGAGCACAAGTTCATCGAGGCTGGACAGTACAATGACAATCTGTATGGAACCAGTGTCCAGTCTGTCAAATATGTGGCTGAGAGGGTCAGTAGTTGCTATGGTTTTACAACCACAACATTGCCATGAAGTCTGTTTACTAATGTGGATTTTACGATTTGGGATGCCCAGCTAGTTTAACATGTTCCAGATGTACAGTACTCATGAGTACTTTGGTAAACAGTCAAAATTGATATGttaggggccatttacacaagACTTCTCCTTGCTAAACTccttcttttaacttgacatctCATAGGCCAACACTTGTCCGTGTGTCCTTGGATGTGTCCtttgtgaacggccccttaatCAACTGTTCAGCTTCCCTTCATTTAGCAAGTCTTTATTGCTTTTCTAGGGTAAGCACTGCATACTTGACGTGTCTGGGAATGCCATAAAACGACTACAAGTAGCACAACTCTACCCCATTGCCATCTTTATAAAGCCTAGATCCATTGAGTCCTTAATGTAAGTTTACCACACAGCTCCATGATGGTGTATTTATTCAATAAATGATACAAATTCCATTGTGCTCAGACATTTCTAAACCCTGTGCATTTCAGGGAGATGAATAAGCGGTTGACGGAAGAACAGGCCAAAAAGACATATGACCGTGCCATGAAACTGGAGCAGGAGTTTGGCGAGTACTTCACAGGTAACAGTAAAGTTCCTAATCCATCGAGACGACCTGAGCAGTGCCTTCACACTCAGAGGCTGTCCAATATCACCTTATTTGCATATTCTGATAGTCTGTTGCATATGCATTACCTCAGAGGCCAACCATTGCAGCTTGTTACATCCATCATATTTGACAAGCAGAGCCACAGAGCTGATGCTGTTTTTCCCTGAGTGAAACACATCAACTTTCTCTTGAAATATGCATTAGCCTGACCCTTGTGAGTGTATAGAGGAATATGAAAAAGAGCTCAGCGACATAATGATTAATTTGAGACATTTTGAACCCGTGTGACTACGCCGttgcttttttatttcattgctCTGTACCCGCAAGAAAAGAGATTTAAAAGAGTGTGTCGCTTTACTAATAATTCTGCATACTCTAATAGATGGACTATTTTTCACAGTAGAGaaatgaaatgttatttttaaatgaaaagctGCATAGTTCTCTCTGCTTTGTTAGAGACTCTGTTGCTGGGTAAAATGGCTATTCTTACCATTTACGCTAGAAGAATTCACAAGCGATAAAGTGGCTAATGATCCATTAAGTTAAAAAGCGATCATTATGAAACTGTCATAGGGGTTTCTTACTTCTTGTGGCGCAAAATGATAAAGACGTTGCtcaataaagtgcataagaATGTATTAACGtcagctctttctctctctctcagcgcTGGTTCAAGGGGACACACTAGAGGACATTTATAACCAGTGTAAGATGGTGATAGAGGAACAGTCTGGACCTTACATCTGGATTCCCTCAAaagaaaaactataaaaaaaaatcaccttacCCTGGTAGGGACCTTGgactgcaaaaaacaaaacaaaaaaaaaacataggaataatttgtaatataatataaattattattatggcAATGTTTATTGTTaactcttacagtgattttattttgtttgtttgtttgtttgtttgtttattttacgttgcattttttcactttcaatATGAATGTTCCTGAATGTACACCACAAAGTGTTAGAAGCATTTTTGGTCTCAACAGAAAAGTGGACTCtttgtttgtatatttattggttagcattttaatttaagGAAAAATGGAAACAAAATTTAGCGCTGAGTATTCTTCTTCAAACAATCATCAGTTGGGATTTCGAGCAGAAGGACAAAGAAGTAGGTCAGATCATCACGGATGATTTCCACGCACCATCACCACCtccaagaagaaaaaaaaaatctatgttgATATCAGCTTTTGTCACTTTTCACCCAATCGGCTGGTTTCACACACCTCCCAGACTCATTTCACAAACTCAGCATCTATGCACTCCTGTGGCTAACAACACACACATTGATTGTGTTCtccttttttttgtatttgcattattttgttaattttgttttgtacagACATCCATTTTGTTTGATTTAGTTCAAATTGTACATTATTTCTAACGGATCCTTTCAGAAAAGGATTAAAAGATGCTTTAGTTAGTGTAAACGGCTGAGGGGATTC
This genomic stretch from Megalobrama amblycephala isolate DHTTF-2021 linkage group LG2, ASM1881202v1, whole genome shotgun sequence harbors:
- the dlg2 gene encoding disks large homolog 2 isoform X26, yielding MMNHSMSSGSGSLRTNQKRSLYVRALFDYERAKDSGLPSQGLSFRYGDILHVINASDDEWWQARRVTPEGDSEEMGVIPSKRRVERKERARLKTVKFNAKPGSLDSKGSFSEKRRKNFIFSRKFPFYKNKDADEQDGSDSERSQEELILSYEPVIRQEINYARPVIILGPMKDRINDDLISEFPDKFGSCVPHTTRPKRDYEVDGRDYHFVISREQMEKDIQEHKFIEAGQYNDNLYGTSVQSVKYVAERGKHCILDVSGNAIKRLQVAQLYPIAIFIKPRSIESLMEMNKRLTEEQAKKTYDRAMKLEQEFGEYFTALVQGDTLEDIYNQCKMVIEEQSGPYIWIPSKEKL